In Janthinobacterium sp. 67, a genomic segment contains:
- a CDS encoding PAS domain-containing sensor histidine kinase → MPDRGSPALLRFLPLGMAAALLLCLFPPLKARRQQQARGQAIIDSASDAIISIDSRQIILHANAAAARLFDDTPAAMCGMRLGHYILRDLRTLGGLGKRDGDPPFGDICQELRLTGRRATDYTLTGRRSDGAMFPLEGSLSAMQEDGQSVFTIIVRDISARQQMHEQLARSFSQLRELSSALQTIREEERKHIARELHDDLGQLLATLRVDLTLVRQHTDTTASLQALLHSMDGLLVTAITSLRRIASNLRPRALDEGGLYFALQKLRHDFLLRRAIHFDLLADEADLVLDDARSTAIYRIVQEALTNIARHAEASHITIALHRIDSSLAITIQDDGRGIAEHDMEKATALGLLGMRERVWGLNGNIHIGADSELGGTRIEISLPMHAEEAAAAMQ, encoded by the coding sequence ATGCCCGACCGAGGCAGTCCCGCACTGCTGCGCTTCTTGCCGTTGGGTATGGCGGCGGCGCTTTTGCTGTGCCTGTTTCCGCCACTGAAAGCCCGCCGACAACAGCAGGCGCGCGGCCAGGCCATCATCGACAGCGCCAGCGACGCCATCATCAGCATCGACAGCCGGCAAATCATCCTGCATGCGAACGCGGCAGCAGCCAGATTGTTCGACGACACGCCGGCCGCCATGTGCGGCATGCGCCTGGGCCACTACATCCTGCGCGACTTGCGTACCCTGGGCGGACTGGGCAAGCGCGATGGCGATCCGCCGTTTGGCGACATCTGCCAGGAGCTGCGCCTGACGGGCCGCCGTGCCACCGATTACACCCTGACGGGACGGCGCAGCGATGGCGCCATGTTTCCCCTCGAAGGCTCGCTCTCGGCCATGCAGGAAGATGGCCAGAGCGTATTTACCATCATCGTGCGCGACATCAGTGCGCGCCAGCAGATGCATGAACAGCTGGCCCGTTCCTTTTCGCAATTGCGTGAATTGTCGAGCGCGCTGCAAACCATCCGCGAAGAAGAGCGCAAGCATATCGCGCGCGAATTGCATGATGACCTGGGGCAGTTGCTGGCCACCCTGCGCGTCGACCTGACCCTGGTGCGCCAGCACACGGACACCACCGCGTCCCTGCAGGCGCTGCTGCACAGCATGGACGGCCTGCTGGTGACGGCCATCACCTCGCTGCGGCGCATCGCCAGCAACCTGCGTCCGCGCGCCCTCGATGAAGGGGGCTTGTATTTTGCGCTGCAAAAACTGCGCCACGACTTCCTGCTGCGCCGCGCCATCCATTTCGACTTGCTGGCCGACGAAGCCGACCTCGTGCTCGACGATGCGCGCAGCACGGCCATCTATCGCATCGTGCAGGAGGCGCTGACGAATATCGCGCGCCATGCCGAAGCGAGCCACATCACCATCGCCCTGCACCGCATCGACTCTTCCTTGGCAATCACCATCCAGGATGACGGCCGCGGCATCGCCGAACACGACATGGAAAAGGCCACGGCCCTGGGGCTGCTGGGCATGCGCGAGCGGGTATGGGGCTTGAATGGCAACATCCATATCGGCGCCGATAGCGAACTGGGTGGCACGCGCATCGAAATCTCGCTGCCCATGCATGCCGAGGAGGCCGCGGCGGCGATGCAATAA
- a CDS encoding porin, with protein MKKITLAALIIGTFAAATAQAQSNVTVYGLVDLGIAKTTGQPTVERENNASRLGFKGTEDLGGGLSAIFNLESEFLADTGAQKGVLFDRQAYVGLKGAFGTAILGRTKNLVDGTIARVDPFNTYGVVGKNNETLLRSGVGSSRVNNAVTYNSPSFEGFVGSLQYVLSEVNSADAGVIGLATYDNGPISLHAGYEKAVQATATAAKPDLWSIGGGYKFGPAKITAAYSKGDTKVATTGEFKSYLIGLNYTVGGGDAKVSYGKQEQSNNKFKDQDTIKEFGVGYDYHLSKRTDVYAYAGRERVKSLTSYQIGLAHKF; from the coding sequence GTGAAAAAAATTACTCTGGCAGCATTGATCATCGGCACCTTCGCAGCAGCTACGGCACAAGCACAATCGAACGTCACCGTGTACGGCCTGGTTGACCTTGGTATTGCCAAGACCACTGGCCAGCCGACCGTCGAGCGCGAAAACAATGCGTCGCGCCTCGGTTTCAAGGGTACGGAAGATCTGGGTGGCGGCCTGTCCGCCATTTTCAACCTGGAAAGTGAATTCCTGGCCGACACTGGCGCGCAAAAAGGCGTGTTGTTCGACCGTCAAGCCTACGTGGGCTTGAAAGGCGCTTTCGGTACCGCCATCCTGGGCCGCACCAAGAACCTGGTCGATGGCACCATCGCCCGCGTCGACCCATTCAACACCTACGGTGTCGTCGGCAAGAACAATGAAACCCTGCTGCGTTCGGGCGTCGGCTCGTCGCGCGTCAACAATGCCGTGACCTACAACAGCCCAAGCTTTGAAGGTTTCGTGGGCAGCCTGCAATACGTGCTGAGCGAAGTCAACAGCGCTGACGCAGGCGTGATCGGCCTGGCAACCTACGACAATGGCCCAATCAGCTTGCACGCCGGCTACGAAAAAGCCGTGCAAGCAACGGCAACGGCCGCCAAGCCTGACCTGTGGTCCATCGGTGGCGGCTATAAATTCGGCCCAGCCAAGATCACGGCCGCCTACTCGAAAGGCGACACCAAAGTTGCCACGACTGGCGAATTCAAGTCCTACCTGATCGGCCTGAACTACACGGTCGGCGGCGGCGATGCCAAAGTGTCGTATGGCAAGCAAGAGCAAAGCAACAACAAGTTCAAGGATCAGGACACCATCAAGGAATTCGGCGTCGGCTACGACTACCACCTGTCGAAGCGCACCGACGTGTACGCTTACGCTGGCCGCGAGCGCGTCAAGTCGCTGACCTCGTACCAGATCGGCCTGGCACACAAATTCTAA
- a CDS encoding sensor histidine kinase: MLPISSLPELLKTILAWLQRAFDATTTWVTQLSWWKFFLFAALALIAGSILQDELFSSSPDEEVVIKSHKRSSKGSGETNILIDDTGIHFNPRNNKNRRSSATDAASEPADAAEADAQAKAVPSEPPEPPAAPAKPNYPVTTNASGEEVHIELPPQIGEELSNAIEEAVDDAAEQKVSRYHQQASTWFKSFVSLLVLALFAMKALVGGKKRAEAETVTANEAAERESMQRQLSEAKMQMMQAQVEPHFLFNTLASVEHLIQVDPPRAAKMQRSLIQYLRAVLPQMRDNALITNLGREADMVQAYLNLLKMRMEERLTVDFQIPDGLRSAAFPPMMLQSMVENAIKHGLEVKPEGGTLRIVAEVAHSKLRVTVTDDGLGFGVVPSDGTGLGLPTIRERLKLLHGDEGSLTITPNQPSGVCAVIEVPYQLSK; the protein is encoded by the coding sequence ATGCTTCCGATTTCCAGCCTGCCCGAATTGTTGAAAACCATCCTCGCTTGGTTGCAACGGGCATTCGACGCGACGACGACCTGGGTCACCCAACTGTCTTGGTGGAAATTCTTCCTGTTCGCTGCGCTGGCACTGATCGCCGGTTCCATTTTGCAAGATGAGCTGTTCTCGTCCAGCCCGGATGAAGAAGTTGTCATCAAGTCGCACAAACGCAGCAGCAAGGGTTCGGGTGAAACCAATATCCTGATCGACGATACGGGCATCCATTTCAATCCCCGCAACAACAAGAACCGGCGCAGCAGCGCCACCGACGCGGCCAGCGAACCGGCCGATGCCGCCGAAGCGGACGCGCAGGCCAAAGCCGTGCCGTCAGAACCACCCGAGCCGCCTGCCGCCCCCGCCAAGCCTAATTATCCGGTGACGACCAATGCATCGGGCGAAGAGGTTCATATTGAATTGCCGCCACAAATCGGCGAAGAGCTGTCAAATGCCATCGAAGAAGCCGTCGATGATGCTGCCGAACAAAAAGTGTCGCGCTATCACCAGCAAGCCTCGACCTGGTTCAAGAGCTTTGTCTCCTTGCTGGTGTTGGCCCTTTTCGCCATGAAAGCGCTGGTCGGCGGCAAGAAACGTGCGGAAGCGGAAACCGTCACGGCGAACGAAGCAGCCGAACGCGAATCCATGCAGCGCCAGCTCAGCGAGGCGAAGATGCAGATGATGCAGGCGCAAGTCGAGCCGCACTTCCTGTTCAACACGCTTGCCTCCGTCGAGCACCTGATTCAGGTCGACCCGCCGCGTGCGGCCAAGATGCAGCGCAGCCTGATCCAGTATCTGCGCGCCGTGCTGCCGCAAATGCGCGACAACGCCCTCATTACCAACCTCGGCCGTGAAGCGGACATGGTGCAAGCGTACTTGAACCTGCTGAAAATGCGCATGGAAGAGCGCCTGACCGTCGATTTCCAGATTCCCGACGGCCTGCGCAGCGCCGCCTTCCCGCCCATGATGTTGCAATCGATGGTGGAAAATGCCATCAAGCACGGCCTGGAAGTCAAGCCGGAAGGCGGCACCCTGCGCATCGTGGCCGAAGTGGCGCACAGCAAGCTGCGCGTGACGGTCACCGATGACGGCCTGGGCTTTGGCGTGGTCCCCAGCGATGGTACGGGACTGGGCTTGCCCACGATCCGCGAGCGGCTGAAGCTGCTGCATGGCGACGAGGGCAGCCTGACCATTACGCCAAATCAACCGTCCGGCGTGTGCGCCGTGATCGAAGTGCCCTATCAATTGTCCAAATAA
- a CDS encoding LytR/AlgR family response regulator transcription factor: MPTAIIADDERLMRDQLRLRLGQAWPELEIIGEAKNGDEAIELVEQLKPDFAFLDIRMPGKTGMEAAQVIGSKTHIVFVTAYDSHAVEAFERGAVDYVLKPPEHERLLVTVERLKTHLNKPAMDVNSSVTAMLSQLAEKITAKPTYLQWIQASIGQDLRMIPVEEILFFRSDEKYTCVQTAKYEALIRKPVRDLAEELDPSLFWQIHRATLVNVNAIEGVTRDIRGRHLVLIKGKSDKLEVSRSFLHLFKQM, from the coding sequence ATGCCTACCGCTATTATTGCCGACGACGAAAGACTGATGCGCGACCAACTGCGCCTGCGCCTGGGCCAGGCCTGGCCCGAACTGGAAATCATCGGCGAAGCCAAGAATGGCGACGAAGCGATCGAACTGGTGGAGCAACTCAAGCCTGACTTTGCCTTCCTCGATATCCGCATGCCGGGCAAGACGGGCATGGAAGCGGCGCAAGTTATCGGCAGCAAGACGCACATCGTCTTCGTCACGGCCTATGACAGCCACGCCGTCGAAGCCTTCGAACGGGGCGCCGTCGACTATGTACTCAAGCCGCCCGAGCACGAGCGCTTGCTGGTGACGGTGGAACGCCTGAAAACGCACTTGAACAAACCCGCCATGGACGTCAACAGCAGCGTCACGGCCATGCTGTCGCAGCTGGCGGAAAAAATCACGGCCAAGCCCACGTATTTGCAATGGATACAGGCCAGCATCGGCCAGGACTTGCGCATGATCCCCGTGGAAGAGATTCTGTTTTTCCGTTCTGACGAGAAATACACGTGCGTGCAGACGGCCAAGTACGAGGCGCTGATACGCAAGCCCGTGCGCGATCTGGCCGAAGAGCTCGACCCTTCCCTGTTCTGGCAAATCCACCGCGCCACCCTCGTCAACGTGAATGCCATCGAAGGCGTGACGCGCGACATCCGCGGCCGCCACCTGGTGCTCATCAAAGGCAAATCCGACAAGCTTGAAGTGAGCCGCAGCTTCCTGCACCTGTTCAAGCAAATGTAA
- a CDS encoding CysB family HTH-type transcriptional regulator yields MNLHQLRFVREAVRQNYNLTDAAKALFTSQPGVSKAIIELEEELGVDIFTRHGKRIRGLTEPGRLVLESVELIMQEIDSMKRIGKEFAAQDSGSFTIATTHTQARYTLPKVVQAFMLKFPKVRLSLLQGNPRQIAEMVQRDQADLAIATESIAAIDGLITLPCYQWEHVVVVPLDHPLLKSKSVTLEEIAAFPLITYDSAFAGRNKIDHAFVLRGLKPDILLEAIDADVIKTYVELGMGIGIIAGMAFDAERDKGLRAIPVGHLFGMNVSRVAVKQGAYLRSYIYTFIELLTPTLNRKLIEQAMSGDKEHYEL; encoded by the coding sequence ATGAATCTCCATCAACTGCGCTTCGTGCGCGAAGCGGTCCGGCAGAACTACAACCTGACGGACGCCGCCAAGGCTTTGTTTACGTCGCAACCGGGCGTATCGAAAGCCATTATCGAGCTGGAAGAGGAATTGGGCGTGGATATTTTTACGCGCCACGGCAAGCGCATCCGCGGCTTGACGGAGCCGGGCCGCCTGGTGCTGGAATCGGTCGAGCTGATCATGCAGGAAATCGACAGCATGAAACGCATCGGCAAGGAATTCGCGGCGCAGGACAGCGGCAGCTTTACCATTGCCACCACGCATACGCAGGCGCGCTACACCTTGCCCAAGGTCGTGCAAGCCTTCATGCTGAAGTTTCCGAAGGTAAGATTGTCTTTGCTGCAAGGTAACCCGCGCCAGATCGCCGAGATGGTGCAGCGCGACCAGGCCGACCTTGCCATCGCCACGGAATCGATCGCCGCCATCGATGGCTTGATCACCTTGCCATGCTATCAATGGGAGCACGTGGTGGTGGTGCCGCTCGACCATCCGCTGCTCAAGTCGAAGTCCGTAACCCTGGAAGAAATCGCCGCCTTCCCCCTGATTACCTATGACAGCGCGTTCGCCGGACGCAACAAGATCGACCATGCTTTCGTGCTGCGCGGCCTGAAGCCGGACATCTTGCTCGAAGCCATCGATGCGGACGTGATCAAGACTTATGTCGAGTTGGGCATGGGGATTGGTATCATAGCGGGTATGGCCTTCGATGCCGAGCGCGACAAAGGCTTGCGCGCCATCCCCGTCGGCCATCTGTTCGGCATGAATGTGTCGCGTGTGGCCGTCAAGCAGGGCGCGTATTTGCGCAGCTATATCTATACCTTTATCGAGTTGCTGACACCGACCCTGAACCGCAAGCTCATCGAGCAGGCGATGAGCGGTGATAAAGAGCACTACGAACTATAA
- a CDS encoding nitrite/sulfite reductase, producing MYHYDQYDHLIIKERIAQYRDQVARRIANELTEEEFIPLRLQNGLYMQRHAYMLRIAVPYGLLSSKQMRMFAHIARKYDRGYGHFTTRQNIQFNWIELEQTPDILTDLASVEMHAIQTSGNCIRNTTSDPFAGVAADEIIDPRPYAEVLRQWSTFHPEFIALPRKFKVAINGAEEDRAAIAVHDIGLTAVRNAAGEVGFKVMAGGGMGRTPILGSVVRDFLPWQHLLTYIQAIMRVYNLHGRRDNKYKARIKILLKAIGVEEFTRQVEAEWVDLKDGPETLTAEEMQRVADFFNPPAYLALPELDYKAEHADNKAYVNWLARNVKPHQRPGYVAVVLSLKKTGVPPGDATAEQIDFVADLADRYSFGELRVTHEQNLVLADVEQSKLFALWQEAKAHGLATPNIGLLTDMICCPGGDFCSLANAKSLPIAAAIAERFDSIDFQHDIGEIELNISGCINACGHHHVGSIGILGVDKDGSEWYQVSIGGAQGNNAAIGKIIGPSFSSLQMPEVIGRLLHVYVRDRHEGERFVDTAQRLGLAPFKEHVYATPITVGNLVGEDEYV from the coding sequence ATGTACCATTACGATCAGTACGACCACCTCATCATCAAAGAACGCATCGCCCAGTACCGAGACCAGGTTGCGCGCCGTATCGCCAATGAACTGACGGAAGAGGAATTCATTCCGCTGCGCCTGCAAAACGGCCTATACATGCAACGCCACGCCTACATGCTGCGCATCGCCGTGCCCTACGGCTTGCTGTCGTCCAAGCAGATGCGCATGTTCGCGCACATCGCGCGCAAGTACGACCGCGGCTATGGCCACTTCACGACGCGCCAGAACATCCAGTTCAACTGGATCGAGCTGGAGCAGACTCCCGATATCCTGACGGACCTCGCTTCCGTGGAAATGCACGCGATCCAGACCTCGGGCAACTGTATCCGAAATACAACATCGGACCCGTTCGCCGGCGTCGCGGCCGATGAAATCATCGATCCGCGCCCGTACGCGGAAGTATTGCGCCAGTGGAGCACCTTCCACCCCGAGTTCATCGCCCTGCCACGTAAATTCAAGGTCGCCATCAATGGCGCCGAGGAAGACCGCGCCGCCATTGCCGTGCACGATATCGGCTTGACGGCCGTGCGCAACGCCGCTGGCGAAGTGGGCTTCAAGGTGATGGCCGGCGGCGGCATGGGCCGCACGCCGATTTTGGGCAGCGTCGTGCGCGACTTCCTGCCGTGGCAGCATTTGCTGACCTACATCCAGGCCATCATGCGCGTGTACAACCTGCACGGTCGCCGCGACAACAAATACAAGGCGCGCATCAAGATTTTGCTGAAAGCCATCGGCGTCGAAGAATTCACGCGCCAGGTGGAAGCAGAGTGGGTCGACTTGAAAGACGGCCCGGAAACCTTGACGGCCGAGGAAATGCAGCGCGTGGCGGACTTCTTCAATCCGCCTGCCTACCTTGCCCTGCCGGAACTCGACTACAAGGCCGAACACGCGGACAACAAGGCCTATGTCAACTGGCTGGCGCGCAACGTCAAGCCGCACCAGCGCCCCGGCTACGTGGCCGTGGTGCTGTCCCTGAAGAAAACGGGCGTGCCGCCCGGCGACGCGACGGCCGAGCAGATCGACTTCGTGGCCGATCTGGCCGACCGCTACAGCTTTGGCGAACTGCGCGTGACGCACGAGCAAAACCTGGTGCTGGCCGACGTGGAACAGTCGAAATTGTTTGCCCTGTGGCAGGAAGCCAAGGCGCATGGCCTGGCCACGCCGAACATCGGTTTGCTGACGGACATGATCTGCTGCCCCGGCGGCGACTTCTGCTCGCTGGCCAACGCCAAGTCCTTGCCGATCGCGGCCGCCATCGCGGAACGCTTCGACAGCATCGACTTCCAGCACGACATCGGCGAGATCGAACTGAATATTTCCGGCTGCATCAATGCCTGCGGCCACCATCACGTGGGCAGCATCGGCATCCTCGGCGTCGACAAGGATGGCAGCGAATGGTATCAAGTGTCGATCGGCGGCGCGCAAGGCAACAACGCGGCCATCGGCAAGATCATCGGACCATCGTTCTCTTCCCTGCAGATGCCTGAAGTCATTGGCCGCCTGCTGCACGTCTACGTGCGCGACCGCCACGAAGGCGAGCGCTTCGTCGACACGGCCCAGCGCCTGGGCCTGGCGCCGTTCAAGGAACACGTATATGCAACGCCGATCACGGTCGGCAACCTGGTGGGAGAAGACGAATATGTTTGA
- a CDS encoding leucine-rich repeat-containing protein kinase family protein, translating to MHTLEQLRAGQLAGLRRLKLSCGLTAFPREIFDLADSLEILDLSGNALSTLPDDLPRLHKLRIIFCSDNLFTTLPAVLGSCLALEMIGFKANRIRHVPAAALPPKLRWLTLTDNAIESMPDELGKCSQLQKLMLAGNCLSHLPATLAACRRLELVRIAANRFTALPDCLLSLPRLSWLAYAGNPFTEARELAALAGTAVAGVAWQRLELAQQLGEGASGVIYRARLDGVDDVAVKVFKGAMTSDGLPRSEMAACIRAGAHPGLIPILGTLDAHPQGATGLVMPLIDVAYRNLAGPPSLASCTRDVYADGGCFEAQQALAIAHGISSAVCQLHAHGIVHGDLYAHNILHADAGACLLGDFGAASMFAPGSPQGEVLQGMEARAFGVLLGELITHGTTPLPALQALMDACLQEDVLRRPTFDAIERALRDMLPA from the coding sequence GTGCATACACTGGAACAATTACGTGCTGGTCAACTGGCTGGCCTGCGCCGCCTGAAACTGTCCTGCGGCCTGACGGCATTCCCCCGCGAAATCTTCGACCTGGCCGACAGCCTGGAAATCCTCGACCTGTCCGGCAACGCGCTATCCACATTGCCCGACGATTTGCCGCGCCTGCACAAGCTGCGCATCATTTTTTGCTCGGATAATCTGTTCACCACCTTGCCGGCCGTGCTCGGTTCATGCCTTGCCCTGGAAATGATCGGGTTCAAGGCGAACCGGATACGCCACGTGCCGGCCGCAGCCTTGCCGCCCAAGCTGCGCTGGCTGACCCTGACCGACAATGCCATCGAGTCCATGCCCGATGAGCTGGGCAAGTGCAGTCAATTGCAGAAACTCATGCTGGCTGGGAACTGCCTGAGCCACTTGCCCGCTACCCTGGCGGCTTGCCGTCGGCTGGAGCTGGTGCGCATTGCCGCCAACCGTTTCACGGCGCTGCCCGACTGCCTGCTGTCCTTGCCACGCCTGAGCTGGCTCGCATATGCGGGCAATCCCTTTACGGAAGCGCGTGAGCTGGCCGCTCTGGCCGGTACAGCTGTGGCGGGCGTGGCCTGGCAGCGCCTGGAACTGGCGCAGCAGCTGGGCGAGGGCGCGTCGGGCGTGATTTACCGTGCCCGCCTCGATGGCGTCGATGATGTCGCCGTCAAAGTGTTCAAGGGGGCGATGACCAGCGATGGCTTGCCGCGCAGCGAGATGGCCGCCTGTATCCGCGCCGGTGCCCATCCGGGACTGATTCCCATCCTAGGGACGCTCGATGCGCATCCGCAAGGGGCGACGGGGCTCGTCATGCCGCTTATCGACGTTGCCTACCGCAACCTGGCCGGCCCGCCGAGCCTGGCATCGTGCACGCGCGACGTGTATGCCGATGGCGGGTGCTTTGAGGCACAGCAAGCGCTGGCCATTGCCCACGGCATCTCCTCAGCCGTGTGCCAACTGCATGCGCACGGCATCGTGCATGGCGACCTGTATGCGCACAATATCCTGCATGCGGACGCCGGCGCCTGCCTGCTGGGCGACTTTGGCGCGGCCTCGATGTTTGCGCCGGGTTCGCCGCAAGGGGAAGTGCTGCAGGGCATGGAGGCGCGCGCCTTTGGCGTGTTGCTGGGCGAGTTGATCACGCATGGTACGACGCCTTTGCCCGCCTTGCAGGCCTTGATGGATGCTTGCCTGCAGGAAGACGTATTGCGCCGGCCCACGTTCGACGCGATCGAACGGGCATTGCGTGACATGCTCCCCGCATAA
- a CDS encoding class I SAM-dependent methyltransferase — protein MITDQLAKYYATIAQQYERVYDKPERQEDLEVLRDKVADVLEGHTVLELACGTGYWTEVVAESAESVLATDINDEMLALAQARGLPDNVSFAKLDAFNLPDDLQGKFTAVFAGFWWSHVKREDQDKYLKQLRSKLGKDILLVLIDNSYVDGSSTVIARTDLEGNTHQFRTTDAGERYEVLKNFPSDSHLRKKFAHSAREIRMKRLEYYWLLSCRLK, from the coding sequence ATGATTACCGATCAGCTTGCCAAATATTACGCCACCATCGCGCAGCAGTACGAGCGCGTCTATGACAAGCCCGAACGCCAGGAAGACCTGGAAGTGTTGCGCGACAAGGTCGCCGACGTGCTCGAAGGCCACACCGTACTGGAACTGGCTTGCGGCACCGGCTACTGGACGGAAGTGGTCGCCGAGTCGGCCGAGTCCGTGCTGGCCACCGATATCAACGATGAAATGCTGGCGCTGGCCCAGGCGCGCGGCTTGCCTGACAACGTCAGTTTCGCCAAGCTTGACGCTTTTAACTTGCCCGATGATTTGCAGGGCAAGTTCACTGCCGTGTTCGCCGGCTTCTGGTGGTCGCACGTCAAGCGCGAAGACCAGGACAAATACCTGAAGCAATTGCGCAGCAAGCTGGGCAAGGACATCCTGCTGGTGCTGATCGACAATTCCTATGTCGACGGCAGCAGCACCGTGATCGCGCGCACCGACCTGGAAGGAAATACCCACCAGTTCCGCACGACGGACGCGGGCGAGCGCTATGAAGTACTGAAGAATTTCCCATCGGATAGCCACCTGCGCAAGAAGTTTGCCCACTCGGCCCGTGAAATTCGCATGAAGCGGCTGGAGTACTACTGGCTGCTGAGCTGCCGCCTGAAGTAA
- a CDS encoding sulfite exporter TauE/SafE family protein, giving the protein MTLSYIVSGFAVGLLVGMTGVGGGSLMTPLLTLLFGVPPSVAVGTDLAFASITKSAGTLTHRLRGTVRWDIVKRLCIGALPAAVIATLALKSFGTLSPEIGQIIRYSIAASVLLTVVALIFKGRMLAWINAHPEKQLQGNKLAAATIIAGAVLGVLVTVSSIGAGAIGATLLVMLYPRMSSAEVAGTDIAYAVPLTAIAALGHWWLGSIHWELLASLLVGSLPGITLGSWVARSVPEKFLRVLLAMTLTGVAVKLIY; this is encoded by the coding sequence ATGACTTTGTCTTATATAGTCTCAGGATTTGCCGTAGGATTACTCGTAGGAATGACCGGTGTGGGTGGCGGCTCGCTGATGACGCCGCTGTTAACCCTGCTGTTTGGCGTGCCGCCTTCCGTGGCCGTCGGTACCGACCTGGCGTTCGCCTCGATCACCAAGAGCGCCGGCACATTGACGCACCGCCTGCGCGGCACCGTCCGCTGGGATATCGTCAAGCGCCTGTGCATCGGCGCCCTGCCCGCCGCCGTCATCGCGACCCTGGCGCTCAAATCGTTCGGCACCCTGTCGCCGGAAATCGGCCAGATCATCCGTTACTCGATCGCCGCCTCCGTACTGCTGACCGTCGTGGCGCTGATCTTCAAGGGCCGCATGCTGGCCTGGATCAACGCACACCCCGAGAAACAATTGCAAGGCAACAAGCTTGCCGCCGCAACCATTATTGCCGGCGCCGTGCTGGGCGTGCTGGTGACGGTCTCGTCGATTGGCGCCGGCGCCATCGGCGCCACCTTGCTGGTGATGCTGTATCCACGCATGAGCTCAGCCGAAGTGGCGGGCACCGATATCGCCTACGCCGTGCCCCTGACGGCCATCGCCGCCCTGGGCCACTGGTGGCTCGGCTCCATCCACTGGGAATTGCTGGCTTCCTTGCTGGTCGGCTCCCTGCCCGGCATCACGCTCGGTTCCTGGGTAGCCCGCTCCGTGCCGGAAAAGTTTTTACGCGTGCTGCTGGCGATGACCTTGACCGGCGTGGCAGTGAAGCTAATCTATTAA